The nucleotide window GTGAAAGCTGGACTAAGTGGGATGTTATCGCTTCTCTTGGCGTAGTATTCCTGTGTGCTATGTTCTACTTGTATTTCTGGTAAGAAATATCATCTTTAAAATATCAGCTTTGCCAAAGATATTCTTTGGCAAAGCTTTTTTTGTAAACCTAAATTTGCACTATGACTTTAAGCTCTACTTTCTATAGTTCTCAGGACTCCTTTCTGGTCGCTGTCGACTGTATAATTCTTGGATTCAAGGAAAACGAGATCAGTCTTTTGGTCCACAAACGTGAAATGGAACCAGCCAAAGGAGGGATGTCGTTGATGGGGGGATTTCTTCAGAATGATGAATCACTCAATCAGGCTGCTACTCGTGTATTGACTAACCTGACTGGTCTGGAAAATATCTTTATGGAGCAGGTGGGAACGTATGGTGAGATTGATCGTGACCCGGGTGAGCGCGTAATCTCGGTCTGTTATTACGCTCTGATTGACCTGAGTTCCTATGACGATACATTACTCAAAAAACACAATGCGTTTTGGGTAAATATTAATAGTGCAGCTGAATTGATTTTTGACCACCCGCAAATGGTGGACGATGCAATTACAATCCTTCGCCGGAAAGCATCGATGCAACCGATCGGATTTAATCTGTTGCCGGAGAAATTTACGCTGACTCAATTGCAGGCGCTTTACGAAGCTATCTATGATCATTCGATGGATAAACGTAACTTCCGTAAGAAAATGCTGAGTATGGGATTCCTGCAAAAAACCGATGAGATTGACAAATCAGGTTCGAAGAAAGGAGCTTTCTATTATCAGTTCAAGGAAGATCGCAACGAACTGCTCAACACCAGCTACGCCTTCTAATCGGCAAGGCGTAGCATATTATCTAACTGGAGAATTTTGCCGCGATCAGTCAGGTATCGAATGACTGATATAATCTCGTCAGGTGTACCCGAAATCTGATTTACCAATTCATTCAGGGCAATTTTATCCTTCTGCATTATTTTTTCTATTTCTTCTTCTATTTGTGCAAACCGGTTTTGTGTAAGCCCGGTTTCATTCTTTTTCAGACAGATATCACAGGTACCGCACCGGTCTGCCTCTTTTTCTCCGAAATAGCCTAACAACATCTGGCTGCGACACTCTGTTTCAGAGCTGACGTAGTGCAACATCGCTTCGATGCGTTTTTCCAGACGCTCTTTTCGTTCTTCATATACCATGCGTGGAATGGAGATGTATTGGCTCTCTTCCCGTCGTTGGGTGTAAATGATGAACGGTGTTTTCTTTCCCGGTACATAATTAATGATGTGATGCTTGCTGAGCCAGAGCAATTGCTGATACACCTGGTCCCTCGTCATCTCAGTATGGCGTGCCAAAACCTCTTCGTGGATATAGACAAAGTCGGCAAAAAGACCGGTATGAAGTCGCAATAATACATGGATAAGTTTGTCCGCCTCTTCGAATTGCTTCAATTTGTAGAGTTCATCCCGATGTACGGAAAACATCACGCGGGACTTAGCATCCACTTCGTCGGTGTATTCGATATACCCGGATTGGTCGAGCAGTTTCAGTGCGTAATGGGTGGGTAGGAGTGGGAGTTTATAGCGGTGACAGAAGTCAGGCAACAGGAAATCGAAAGCAGCCTGGAAGCCATACCCCACTCCAATTACCAGATAACTTCCCAGATGGTCATATACCTTTTTGATGAAATCACGGTCGGGAAAGCTGTCGGAAATACGTCTTTTTAGCGTTGTTTTATCGCTTTTGGCAAAGAGAGCAACGGCATAGGATTTCAGTCCGTCCCGACCTGCTCGGCCAGCTTCCTGATAATATTCTTCTAATGAATCGGGCAGGTCAATATGCACGACTAATCGCACATCGGGTTTATCAATACCCATGCCGAATGCGTTTGTCGAAACCATCACCTGAAACGTTCCCTTCATCCAGTCGTTTTGCTTTTGCTCTTTGATATCGGGAGCCAAACCGGCGTGGAAGAAGTCAGCGGATATGCCCTGCTTTTGAAGCTCCACAGCTACCTCTTTCGTTTTTCGGCGGTTGCGGGTATAGACGATGGTCGAACCTTTTACCCGTTGCAGTATATGGCGCAGTTCGCTGAGTTTGTCATCGGTACGGCGCACGACATACGCTACATTCTGGCGGTAGAAGCTCTTCTGGAAAACATTGTACTCCTTAAATCCGAGTTTGTCCTGAATGTCTTTGACCACTTCTGGAGTTGCAGTGGCAGTCAGTGCCAGAACAGGTATTCCGGACAATACTTGCCGGATTTCTGAAATTTTGAGGTAAGAGGGACGGAAATCATATCCCCATTGCGAGATACAATGCGCTTCGTCTATCACAAGCAAAGAGACTTTCATCCATTGCATTTTCTGCATAAATAGTTCTGTGCCGAGACGTTCGGGGGAAATATACAGAAACTTGTAGCCACCGTAGATGCAATTGTCGAGCGTAATCTCAATCTCTCTGGAGGGCATGCCGGAATAGACGGCAGCCGCTTTTATTCCCCGTTTCTTCAGGTTATCCACCTGGTCTTTCATCAACGCAATCAGTGGCGTGACTACCAAGGTAATCCCCTCCAGATAGAGTCCCGGCACCTGGAAAGTGATGGACTTCCCTCCTCCGGTGGGCATCAGCCCGAGCGTATCGCGTCCTTCGCATACCGAGCGGATAATATCTTCCTGCAGCGGGCGAAAGTCGGGATAACCCCAGTATTGTTGAAGGATTTCTTTGAAAGAAGCCATGGAAATAATTAAGAAATTAAAGAATGAAGGAATTAAGAGAATTATCTGTGGTTATACTTTCTGCATACGTCTTTTGTCTGATATCTTTGTTTTTTTGTCTTATCTGACATTTTTCAAATCTTCAAATTTCCACATTTTCAAATTTTCTTTCCGTTTCGGGTTAATGATGCCCAGATTCCCACCATACTCAGCGCGATGAAAATGCTGAAAGTGATGGGCAACGTTTCCATGAAACGGTCGTAATTGGCAGGGCTGATTTTCGCCTGACCGATGAAGATGTGAATCAGCAAAGTGGCAATCCCCATGCTGATCATCTGGCCGGTATTGCGCATGGTGGCCACCATGGCAGAAGCGATTCCCAGGTCTTTCTTCTCCACCGAACCCATGATTGCAGAGGTGTTGGGAGACGAAAACAGTCCGAAGCCCGTCCCGAGAATAACCAGACAAACGGTCAGATAAGCGTGCGAAGTTCCAGAGTCCAGAAAAAGCAGCAATCCCAAACCGAGGCAGATAACTCCCAAACCTGTCGATGCAATCAGTCCGGGTGAATATTTATCGGAGAGCCTGCCGGACAGCGAAGCGGTAATCGCCATCAGGATAGGTTGGATAACCAATATAATGCCGGTGTCTGCCGGAGATAATCCTTTGATGTATTGCAAATAGAGGCTCAGAATGAAGGTAATCGCATAGGTGGTTGCATAATTAATCAATGCAGCCAGATTGGAAAAGGCGAAGAGCCGGTTATTGAATAAGAGCTTTACATCCAGGACCGGAAATGAGCTGCTTTTTTCAATCGTTACAAAATAACCAATGCCCAGAATGCCTGCAAATGCCAGGAAGATATTGGTCCAGTCTGGCAATCCCGAAAAGCCATAGACAAAGGCAAACATCGAAAGGATATAGAGGAATGCACCTTTGCGGTCGAAAGGTTGCGGGTACTCCTGCTTCCAGTCGGTGCGGATGACGAGTTTGGTGGTGATTGCAACGAAGAGCGCCAGCGCCAGCACGATGTAGAACAGACTGCGCCAACCGAATGTCTGTGTGAGGAAGCCGCCCAACACCGGTGCCGCAGAAAGTCCGAGATAAACCGCAGTTACATTAAGCCCGATTGCTTTTCCACGTTCCTGCGGAGGAAAAGCTGAAGTAACAATGGCGGTATTGGTACTGAACATCATCGCACCGCCCAATCCCTGCACGAATCGTGCCGTAATCAGCAATCCTATGGATGTCGATAACGCGCAAGCTAATGTCGCTGCTGCCAGTATCAGACTTCCAATGATAAATATCCGTACCCGCCCATACTGGTCGGCCAGTTTGCCGAAAGGAACGGGAAATACCGCTGTTGATAAAAGAAACGACATCGTCACCCAGCTCATTGTCAACGCCCCGATAGAGAATTCCGCGCCAATTTGCGGCAGTGCAATATTTACAGATGCTCCCATAAAGGGCGTGATGAACGAGGTGATCATCATCAGGGCGAGTATGAGGTTTTTGTTGGGCATTGTTTTAGCTTATTTCAAACATTCCGGCAACATACACAAAAAATCCACGCAACGATCGTAGTTTAGTTCGTAATAGTTCACGCCCAAATTTAATGTGTTGTAATACTGCTGTTGATTGATTTTGTAATGCTCTTCAGACGGTAGCTTCCAGTACTGCATTCCAAGTTTCTCAGCAATGAACCATTTCTCTAACAAACGGGCTGCACGACCATTCCCATCGCGAAAAGGATGGATGTGGACAAATCGCATATGTATCAGGGCTGCATAATAGAATACCTCTTCTTCCGAAAGATTGTGGCTAAGCAGTTCTGTAATTTGCTCAAAAAGCGTAGCCATTTCCTGTTTGACAAACTCCGGCTCCACCGCCAGATAGGCTAATCCGGTTTTGTTGAAAACACCCACCTGTTCAGTCCGGTATTTTCCCCGTTTGCTTTTAATGAGCAGCGTTTCGGAAAGGACTTTATGACAATGCAACAGATTTGCCTCGGTCAGGGGATTGTGTTGGGCGAATTCGTAAGTGGTGATCAGGTTCTCAATCTCAGCAATCTCTTTCCCTACCTTAAACTTCTCCTTGCTCAATTCATAATTCATAAAGGAATTGAGGTCAATGCTGTTTCCTTCGATATTAGACGAATATACTGCGGAAGCTTTGGTCAGAAAGTCAAATCCGCCCCTTTTTTCCGAAAAATCATATGCTGCAATCCATCCGGGGATCTGATTGCCGATTCGGTCGGTGAATGTTGTGAAGTACTTCTTGGTGGTGATATTCATATTATCAGAGTCTATTTATTGAAAAATTGAATTCGGTCTAATTTCAAGTGTATAGTTTGTCATATACTGAATTCTTCAATGAATATCTCATTAATTCTATCTATGAAACTGTTATCTGGATTTGATTGTAAAACTGAATCTCGATATTCATTATACAATTCAAGAATTTCTTTTTCAGAGCTTTTATTAATAAGTGACAGGTCAAGAATTTCACCTTTGTTTAAGTCATTAGGCTCGAATTTTTGAAGTCCATTTCCATATTCTCTTCGGTTATCTTCAAATATACTTTTTGCTGTATCTGTTAATAGATAGGCAAACAATAAATCTGTTTTAATAGATGGAAATAATCCAGACTTAACAGGGTATATACAATGAAATGTGGTTAAGTTTGAGATCTCAGCTTCATTTCTAATAAATCTCAAGCCGTTTCTATTAAATACTGAAACCCATATTGGTGCAGGAGGTCTCTTTTCCAGAGAATACCAAGGTTTACGACAAGCAGTTAAATACTTTCTGTCTATTCCTTGTTGCTCTCCGAACTTGATGTACTTCTTAACACTATCACTATTTGTGTTAACAGCGTTAAAAAGGAAAATGCTCTTATTGTTATCCTTTAATTTCTTAAAATCATCAGTTGTGAAAAAAGAGCCTTTAGTGTCAGCAGCTTTACAGATACAAGGCATAAGATATTTTTCATCAATACCATACTCAAGTGCTTTTGCTTTTGAGAAAGTAAAATATTCATTTGCACCAGTGGCAATACCTCGTACTACTTTTGCGAAAGTGGAAAACGGAACAAGATTTTTAAAACCCAATGATTTTTGTTCTTGATAATATCTTCTCCATTTTTTATTTGGATCGAGCTGAGTTATCTTATAGCAATTTTCACTATCAAAATTATCAGGATAATTATCTATATAATTATCAAGTTGACTTAGTTCTGATAAATTGCAGATAGTTGAGAACTTAATATTATTACTTTGCTCATCATTTGAACAAAGAATAATACAAGCAGTAGTTAATGCATCATCAAATATATTCTCTTCAAAGTCGAAAATAATAATATGCCTTAATGTGTTACTATTTAATAAATAAGACTTGACAAGCTTCCCGTAATCTGCGTTTAAGAACTCTGAAGGAATAATATACGCAGCACGTCCATTAAATTCAAGCTGATAGATGGACTTTAAAAGGAAAAGGGTATATAAATTGGAGAATCCAGTAAGCTTAACCTTTAATTTAGATTCTATTTCCTTTAAAATAGCTTTATTGTCATAGTCATGGAATTTAAAGTAAGGTGGATTACAGATTATTCCATCATACTTATTCTCCCAATCATTATACATGTAATCTTCAAGATGAATTTTTAAAGACGGTATGAAATTAAATATCGGTTCTGCTTTTGAATATATATATTCATCAATCTCAAAACCTTTAATATCAATATTCGTTTTGTGAGTTAATAAAGCTCTTGAAAATATACCTAGGCCAAAAGCAGGATCCAATACTGATTTCAGACTTTTGTTGCCTAAGAGCCATTTTGCCATTAAGTCTGCAATCGGATATGGAGTGAAAAATTGGGCAAATTTCTTCCGATGTTCTAACGATGTTTGTATTGAGTAGTCTTTCTCAATGGATTTATTTGCTGCAAATATGTTTTTGTATTCTATCATCAAAATTCTTCTTCTGCTATTCCTAAGATGTTTCGTAATTCGTCAATATTTAAATAGGCGGTGCCTCCTTTGAAAGTCACATAAAATAGTAATCGACCTCTATCCATTTCTTTTCTAACACTTTCATGTTCAGGTTCATCAATTCTGTATGCAATCTGCATTCCACTCTTTGAATTGATTTTTATAGTTGTTTTGTTTTGATTTTTAGTATCAGCTTCTACAGAAAATATGATATCTTCTTTGTCTGGATCAGCAATTATTTGTAGTATTTGTTGAAAGGAAATACCATATACTTTATCGAAGAAAACTTGAAAATAAAAATGAGGTACATTAAATGTTTCAATCCATTTATATACAACTTTAATGTCTTCAACTTTTGGCGTTATTGAAAGATAGTCTCTTTTTTGAATTTCTTTAATTGACTTTTTAAGTTCTTTGAAGAGTTCGTTTAATTGCAATAATCTTTCTGATGAGCGCCAACCAGGAACTTTAAAATCAGCAACACTAAGTGTTTCACGAGTTATTGCTTCTAATACAGGGATATATTTCTTTCTAACTGGATGTTCAAGAAGATCAATAAATTCATTAAGAATTTTATCTCTTGCTTGTAAAGCAAGTTGAGTAAATCGTTCTGTCTTTTCTTGCATAGCTGCTTCATAACGATCAATTAAGAATGCACTTGAACGTACTTCAATGCCAGCAATTGCTTTTTTTACATACTCAGTGATAGTTTGATGAGCAATATGACTTATATCATATCCAAGTTCTTGATTAAAATCCTCTTTTTTGAAGATTAAAATATCAGGTCTTTTACCAATAGTGTCAAGTTCTTCCTGAAACTCTTGGTAAAAAGTATCGAATCCATCTTCTCCAGCAACTAAATCATCTGATTTTCCATATTTAATTGCAATAAAGTTCTTTGATGTTTCATTGATTGCTCGGAATATCAGATTTTCAGCCCAATCTCCTTGTTCTTTGTTTGTAATAAAATTAGATGAAGCTTGAGTAGGAATTCTAGCTTGATCTCTAGGTAAACTAAAATCAACTAAAGATGGTGGTACTATCTTTGTTAGTTCTTTTATGGTATTATAATAACTCATATTTAATTCTTTACATGTTAGTATTATTCGTCACTCCTCCGACGGCTTAATATCCTTAATCAGCAACTGTATCGAAATATTTCCCCCGTAAGTATTTTCTTCAATCGTGTAGCAGATATCAAACGGATTGAGGTTCTTGATGTAGTCGTTGTGCCCGTACATGCCGAAAGCGATTCCGTTCATGATGCTTTCCGAGTTACTGTCGATCAACTCCAGTTTGAGGTGCTCCTGGTCTTTACCCACGAGGCGGCTGGTGCCGTAGTCATAGACGCGTCGGGTGCAGAAGACCGGCTTCTGGTTTTCGGGGCCGAAGGGGGAAAACTGCTTCAGGATGCGGAAGAATTTCGGTGTGATGTCGCTGAAATTGATCGTGGCATCTACATCCATGTGAGGCACGAGCTGGTTGGGCTGAATATTCTCGGCAACGAAGGCTTCGAAGCGTTTGGAGAAAGCTTCCACATTTTCTTCCTTCATGGAGAGACCTGCCGCAAATGGGTGTCCGCCGAAGTTTTCGAGCAGGTCGCGGCAATTTTCGATGGCCTTATAGACATCAAATCCCTGGATGGAGCGGGCAGAACCGGTCGCAAGTCCATTCGACAAAGTCAGCACCACCGCAGGTTTATAATAAAGCTCCGTCAGGCGGGAAGCCACGATTCCGATTACCCCCTTGTGCCAACGATCGTTGTAGATCACGATCGACTTGCGGTCGGCCATGTCTTTCCAGTTTTCGAGTACGGTGTTGGCCTCTTCGGTGATGCTTTTATCGAGTTCCTTTCGTTTTTCGTTTTGCAAGTTGATGCTTTCCGATTTTTCGCGGGCGAAAGTCAGGTCTTTCGAGATAAGCAATTCTACCGATTCCCGGCCCGATTGTACACGTCCGGAAGCATTCAGGCGTGGCCCGATTTTGAAAACGATGTCGCTCAGCGTGATCTCTTTTTCGCTCATGCCGCACATGTCGATGATGCTTTTCAGTCCGATACAAGCATTGGTATTGAGCATTTTCAGACCGTGGAAGGCGAGGATGCGGTTTTCTCCTGTGATGGGGACAATATCTGCTGCGATACTTACCGCCACGAGGTCGAGCAGCTGATACAGCAGCGAAAGGTCAATCCCGTTGCTGATGGCGAAGGCCTGCATAAACTTAAATCCCACGCCACAGGCCGAAAGGTGTGTGTAGGGATAGGTTTCGTCCGGACGCTTCGGGTCGAGGATGGCGCACGCATCGGGCAGCACATCATCGGGCTTGTGGTGGTCGCAGATGATGAAGTCCACGCCTTTTCGCTTGGCATAATCTATCTTTTCCACCGCTTTTATACCGCAGTCAAGCACGATAATCAGTTTGAAATCATTTTCCCAGGCAAAATCAATCCCTTTGTAGGAGACGCCGTAACCTTCGTCGGTGCGGTCGGGAATATAGAAGTCGAGGTTTGAATAGAAGTTGCGCAGGAATTTATAGACCACGGCTACCGAAGTGGTTCCATCCACATCGTAGTCACCGTAAACGAGAATCTTCTCCTTGCGGCCCATTGCGAGGTTAAGGCGTTCCACCGCTTTGTCCATCTCCTTCATCAGGAAAGGGTCGTGCAGGTCTTGCAGTTGCGGACGGAAGAATTTCTTCGCTTCCTCGATGGTGGTAATTTTGCGTTGAAGTAGTAATTGCGAAAGTACGGGGTTGATGCCCAGTTCTCTGGCCATCTCTTCCTGTACGCTCGACAATTCAGGGGCAGGACTTAGAAAGTTCCATTTATTTATCATGAGTCAATTATTTTCTATTTCGGGAGCGTAAATTTACGAATTGTTTCGCGGAGGGGGAAATGTTTTCGTCCACGAATGCACACTAATTCGCACGAATTATTTATTAGTGTGAATCTTCACCGGTGTACTTTGATCCCGAAATAGAGGGAAAATAGAATATCAGGAGGAAATTCTCTTTCTGCTGTTCATTTTTGTTTCTATACTCTTCTTCGTGATAATTCGTGAAAATTCGTGGACAAACAATTCTTTCCGGAAAATTCCTGGACCATCATATTGGCGTAAATTCCCTACCTTTGTCGGAAAATATTCAGCATCATGATCAAATTAATCATATTCGACCTTGACGGAACGTTACTCAATACAGTAGCCGACCTGGCCAACAGTACCAACTTCGCTCTGGAGCAATGCGGATTTTCTACACATGAAACCGCGGCGTACAACTTTTTCGTGGGTAATGGCATCAACAAGCTTTTCGAACGCGCTTTGCCCGAAGGAGAGAAGACGCAGGAGAACATCCTGCGCGTGCGCGGATTCTTCCTGCCTTATTACGAGAAATATAATTCCGTTTACAGCGCGCCTTACGCGGGAATTCCCGAAGTGCTGAAAACACTTCACGAGAAAGGTTACAAACTGGCGGTGGCTTCCAATAAATATCACGCCGGTACATTGCAAATGATTGAGCAGTTCTTTCCTGAAATTCCTTTTACAGCGGTACTCGGACAGCGCGAAGGTATTCCCGCCAAACCGCATCCGCAAATCGTTAAAGATGTGCTGGAAATTGCCGGTGTATCCAAAGAGGAAACACTTTACGTCGGAGATTCCGGTGTGGATATGGAGACGGTGCTCAACAGCGAAGTAACCGGAGTAGGGGTAACGTGGGGATTCCGTCCGTTGGAAGAGTTGCAGCAGTTTAACCCGAAATACATCATTCACAAACCGGAAGAGATTTTGGAGATTGTAGAGAAATTACGATAGGAACGCGAAGCTTCGCGTTGTATTATAACAAAACCCGGTTTCAATGATTGAATTGAAATCGGGTTTTGTGTTTCTGGTAATTCTTGTAAATCCGACAAGCGGCATGAAACCGCTGTTCGGTGTGGGTTTCGAATTGCTCTGAGGTAAGCGAACAGCGGCTCAAAGCCGCTTGTCGCGTTTAAACTATGACGGTTTATTTCCACCATTTTATATCTTCTTTTCTCTGGGCATCTTTTATCTCTGTGGTTTTCTTTAGAGATTGCCATGCTTTCATGTAATTATCCCAACCTGAATTTCTATACTTTTCATTTACCATAAATTCACCAGTTCCAGTATCGAGATTACCCGAATCGGGTATGCGATAATCTCCCCAATTACATTTCTTAGTAATCTTTGTTTTATAACTAGTCCAAGTTGCTTTACATTGATTATTTGAATATTCATCTCCCATTATCATTAATGCGTCATAACTTAAAGTCCCTTTTTTATCAATGCAAAAATAAGTAGTCATATTGCCATTGAAATAACCACTGGAAAGATGAATACTATCTTCAAATAATTCAACTTTACAATCTACAAAACCTTGTTTAAATTCCGGTGAATCCGATTTCTTGTATTGTTTAGCCCGAATAACTGTAATTGATCCAGAGAAGCAACAGATGTTGTTTTTTACTCTGGTTTTTCCTAAAACATTATATCGATATGGATTTGATTTGTCCTTTTTTACTGATGTATAATGAATTTCGAATCGTTGATAATTATCTCCGATAAAGCCAAGAGGTTCAGGGAAAACAATCCTTTCTCCATCATCTTGTGTTATGATGCTATCAGCACTCCATAATTTAGATAAATTATATTTCTTGATCGATGTATAGAATTCATTTGTTTCTGAATTTTGAGCTTTCACTATTATACATCCCCAGATAAACAATAAGAGTATTAAGATTCTTCTTTTCATTGTTATTTCTCTTTTTTTCTTCTAAATATTTTCTATTTGCACTCAATGCCTAGTTCAAGTTTGAGCGTAGCGGGAACTTGGACTCAAAATTAATACAGTTTTCAAACTGATATTTCTTAAGCAGTTGCAAACTGCTCTTGTTTTAGGTCCAAGTTCTGAAAACTTGAACCAGAAGAGGCTAATCAAAAAGTTCCTTGTTTGGGACGTTTTCCTTTCCATTCAATTCTATTTTCTTAGTTTTAAACAAATCTTCTACTGCAGCCTTTATGAGTTTCTTTTTGATGTTTATTTTTGTACCAGGATTGTCGAATAAATAGATAGATTGCCCATTCTGTTCTAATAAAATGCCATAATTCTTTTCCCAATAGAATATATTTCTATCAAATCTCTTGAATTTATAACTCTGAATAGAGTATTGTTTTATCTCTTTATTCGAGAAGGAATTTATCATTACAAGAGTGTCGTATGCTAATGGCCCAACCCCAATAGGTGCAAAAAGAAAGGATAGTTTCTCTTTAGATTCGGGAAAAATATATGTGGCATTTATATTTGAAACCTCGCGGTAATTATTGAATAATGTGAATATGCTTTCTGTTGTAGTATTTGATAAGGTGTAGAAGAAATTTACGCAGGTTTTATATTGATACTTGTGATGATTCTGTTGATTCATCTGGAAGTAATAACACCTTAACTTACCAGATTGAGTTGAAAATAGTTTGTTCTCTTTTTTATTCGAACATCCATATATTAATAGCAATATTGCAAATGATAATATGCATTTTATTTTCATAGTTATTCTTTTGTATTATCACGTTCCTCAAAATCCGACAAGCGGCCTGAAGCCGCTCTTCGGTGTGGGCTTTGAATCGCTCTGCGGCAAGCGAACAGCGGCTCAAAGCCGCTTGTCGCGTTAGATGATTTATGAACGATAGTTGCCCGAGGTTATCAATTATTCCCTCATTATCAAATCAACGACCCGATAACTTGTATTACCGGGTCGTATCCTGTTTATATCAATTCATTATTAACCGTAGAATGTCTCTTACCGAACAATTACTAAGCATAGCGTGAAACCGGTGCTGAAACAGTGCGTTGATCGTTGCTGCCGATGGCAATAACTCTCACCCAGTATTTCTTTCCCGGAATCAGTCCTTTGATGATAAATTCGGA belongs to Parabacteroides sp. FAFU027 and includes:
- the recJ gene encoding single-stranded-DNA-specific exonuclease RecJ, yielding MINKWNFLSPAPELSSVQEEMARELGINPVLSQLLLQRKITTIEEAKKFFRPQLQDLHDPFLMKEMDKAVERLNLAMGRKEKILVYGDYDVDGTTSVAVVYKFLRNFYSNLDFYIPDRTDEGYGVSYKGIDFAWENDFKLIIVLDCGIKAVEKIDYAKRKGVDFIICDHHKPDDVLPDACAILDPKRPDETYPYTHLSACGVGFKFMQAFAISNGIDLSLLYQLLDLVAVSIAADIVPITGENRILAFHGLKMLNTNACIGLKSIIDMCGMSEKEITLSDIVFKIGPRLNASGRVQSGRESVELLISKDLTFAREKSESINLQNEKRKELDKSITEEANTVLENWKDMADRKSIVIYNDRWHKGVIGIVASRLTELYYKPAVVLTLSNGLATGSARSIQGFDVYKAIENCRDLLENFGGHPFAAGLSMKEENVEAFSKRFEAFVAENIQPNQLVPHMDVDATINFSDITPKFFRILKQFSPFGPENQKPVFCTRRVYDYGTSRLVGKDQEHLKLELIDSNSESIMNGIAFGMYGHNDYIKNLNPFDICYTIEENTYGGNISIQLLIKDIKPSEE
- a CDS encoding HAD family hydrolase; translation: MIKLIIFDLDGTLLNTVADLANSTNFALEQCGFSTHETAAYNFFVGNGINKLFERALPEGEKTQENILRVRGFFLPYYEKYNSVYSAPYAGIPEVLKTLHEKGYKLAVASNKYHAGTLQMIEQFFPEIPFTAVLGQREGIPAKPHPQIVKDVLEIAGVSKEETLYVGDSGVDMETVLNSEVTGVGVTWGFRPLEELQQFNPKYIIHKPEEILEIVEKLR